In Caldanaerobius fijiensis DSM 17918, a single window of DNA contains:
- a CDS encoding glycoside hydrolase family 3 N-terminal domain-containing protein, whose translation MSNNNEKKNMLYLDATQPVEKRVQDLLSRMTLDEKIAQLSSVWVYELLDNMSFSPDKAKVLMKDGIGQITRIGGASNLDPVESAKLANEIQKYLLENTRLGIPAIVHEESCSGYMAKGATCFPQTIGVASTWDPEIVEEMGAVIRTQMKAVGAHQALAPLMDVTRDARWGRVEETFGEDPYLVSRMGVSYIKGLQGKNLQEGIMATAKHFVGYGNSEGGMNWAPAHIPERELREVFLSPFEAAVKEAKVASIMAAYHELDGIPCHGSNKLLTEILRNEWGFDGLVVSDYFAINMLYEYHHVAKNKGKAAQIALEAGVDIELPSKDCYGQPLKEAVEKGLIKESLIDIVVGRILKVKFLLGLFENPYVDTEKIAKVFDNPEQRKLAYKIAQESIVLLKNENNLLPLKKDIKSIAVIGPNADSVRNIIGDYAYPCHIESLLEMKESSNVFNTPIPEKVELVDNFVPIKSILEGIKEKISSETKVYYAKGCDVIGDKKDGFAEAVEIAKKADVAIVVVGDKAGLTDSCTSGESRDRADLNLPGVQEELVEAIYETGTPVVVVLVNGRPLSINWISQHIPAIIEAWLPGEEGAAAVADVLFGDYNPGGKLPISFPRSVGQVPVYYYHKPSGGRSHWKGDYVELSTKPLYPFGYGLSYTEFEFSNLEVSPYEVGVDDKIKISVDIQNIGNYKGDEVVQLYIQQIVSNVTRPVKELKGFKRVTLQPGEKKKVIFELAITQLGFYNEEMRYVVEPGIVKVMVGSSSDDIRVSGEFKITGEILDVSGKKEFFTNVVID comes from the coding sequence ATGAGTAACAATAATGAAAAGAAAAATATGCTATATCTTGATGCCACTCAACCAGTAGAAAAAAGGGTGCAGGATCTCTTATCGAGGATGACTCTAGATGAAAAGATTGCTCAATTGAGCAGCGTGTGGGTTTATGAATTATTGGATAATATGAGTTTTTCTCCTGACAAAGCAAAAGTTCTTATGAAAGATGGGATAGGACAAATAACTCGAATAGGAGGAGCGAGTAATTTAGACCCTGTAGAATCGGCGAAACTGGCAAATGAAATACAGAAATACTTATTAGAGAATACGAGACTAGGAATACCTGCTATTGTTCACGAAGAGTCTTGCAGCGGGTACATGGCAAAGGGAGCTACCTGTTTCCCTCAAACTATTGGTGTTGCCAGCACATGGGATCCTGAAATAGTAGAAGAAATGGGTGCTGTCATAAGGACTCAAATGAAAGCAGTTGGCGCCCATCAAGCCCTTGCACCTTTAATGGATGTAACGAGAGATGCCAGATGGGGAAGGGTAGAAGAGACATTCGGAGAAGATCCATATTTGGTTTCAAGAATGGGCGTTTCCTATATTAAAGGACTCCAGGGGAAAAACTTGCAAGAAGGTATCATGGCTACGGCCAAACATTTTGTAGGATATGGAAACTCAGAAGGTGGTATGAACTGGGCACCAGCACATATACCCGAAAGGGAATTACGTGAAGTATTTCTATCCCCTTTTGAAGCAGCGGTAAAAGAAGCAAAAGTAGCCTCGATTATGGCTGCATATCATGAATTAGATGGTATTCCCTGCCACGGATCTAATAAACTGCTTACCGAAATCCTCAGAAATGAATGGGGTTTTGATGGCCTCGTGGTATCCGACTATTTTGCTATAAATATGCTATATGAGTATCATCATGTAGCAAAAAATAAAGGTAAAGCGGCTCAAATAGCTTTGGAAGCAGGTGTCGATATCGAATTACCGAGCAAAGACTGTTACGGACAACCTTTGAAAGAGGCAGTAGAAAAAGGATTAATAAAGGAATCATTGATAGATATCGTAGTAGGCAGAATATTGAAAGTAAAATTCTTGTTAGGGTTATTTGAAAATCCCTATGTAGATACAGAAAAGATTGCTAAGGTATTTGATAATCCAGAGCAAAGGAAACTGGCCTACAAAATAGCCCAGGAATCCATAGTATTACTTAAAAATGAGAACAATTTACTACCACTGAAAAAAGATATTAAATCCATCGCTGTAATCGGACCCAATGCCGATAGCGTCAGAAATATAATTGGCGATTACGCTTATCCGTGTCACATAGAATCGCTACTGGAGATGAAAGAAAGTTCAAACGTATTTAATACTCCTATACCAGAAAAGGTCGAGTTAGTAGACAACTTTGTGCCTATTAAGAGCATACTTGAAGGCATAAAAGAAAAGATTTCTTCCGAAACCAAAGTGTATTATGCGAAAGGCTGTGACGTAATAGGGGACAAAAAGGATGGCTTTGCAGAAGCTGTTGAAATTGCTAAAAAAGCTGATGTAGCTATAGTAGTTGTTGGAGACAAAGCCGGTTTAACTGACAGCTGTACATCAGGAGAATCCAGGGATCGCGCTGACCTTAACTTGCCTGGGGTACAGGAAGAATTGGTAGAAGCGATCTATGAGACAGGCACGCCGGTAGTCGTAGTATTAGTAAATGGCAGGCCACTTTCTATAAATTGGATATCACAGCATATTCCGGCGATCATAGAAGCGTGGTTACCCGGTGAGGAAGGAGCAGCGGCTGTAGCAGATGTTTTATTTGGCGACTATAACCCTGGAGGAAAACTTCCCATATCATTTCCACGTTCTGTAGGTCAGGTACCAGTGTATTATTACCATAAACCATCGGGTGGGCGTTCACATTGGAAAGGTGACTATGTAGAACTGAGTACAAAGCCTCTGTATCCTTTCGGTTACGGTTTAAGCTACACGGAATTTGAATTCAGCAATTTAGAGGTTAGTCCATATGAAGTTGGTGTGGATGATAAAATAAAAATAAGTGTGGACATTCAAAACATTGGTAACTACAAAGGAGATGAAGTGGTCCAACTTTATATACAGCAGATTGTTTCTAATGTGACAAGGCCTGTTAAAGAATTAAAAGGGTTTAAGAGGGTTACTTTGCAACCGGGAGAGAAGAAAAAGGTGATATTTGAATTAGCTATAACTCAATTGGGATTTTACAATGAGGAAATGAGATATGTAGTAGAACCCGGTATAGTGAAAGTAATGGTAGGAAGCTCTTCGGATGATATAAGAGTTTCCGGCGAGTTTAAGATTACCGGGGAAATATTAGACGTATCTGGTAAAAAGGAATTTTTCACTAATGTTGTGATAGATTAA